The Croceicoccus marinus genome contains a region encoding:
- a CDS encoding aminotransferase class IV: MSINQPLPLPALAPDTMLIETMGYDPQKGVPMIEFHLERLKESASELGFECDRHAIRNEVQAVCFTHREPARLKIELQRTGRFAIRLGRRPAPMAEPVPVSLVTLDVQPGDPRLRHKTSERDFYDAARRQAAARGAEEAILVRPDGMVTEGSFTSVFVERGDMLLTPPLGLGLLPGVLRRSLIEDERAKEAELRVEDLDEGLMIGNSLRGLMRARLIAPA; the protein is encoded by the coding sequence TTGAGCATCAACCAGCCCTTGCCTCTGCCCGCACTCGCGCCCGACACGATGCTGATCGAGACGATGGGATACGATCCGCAAAAGGGCGTGCCGATGATCGAATTCCATCTCGAGCGGCTGAAGGAAAGCGCGTCGGAGCTGGGCTTCGAATGCGATCGCCATGCCATCAGGAACGAGGTGCAGGCGGTCTGCTTCACCCACCGCGAACCGGCACGGCTCAAGATCGAACTGCAGCGCACCGGCCGTTTCGCGATCCGGCTGGGACGGCGTCCGGCCCCCATGGCCGAACCCGTGCCGGTGTCGCTGGTGACGCTGGACGTCCAGCCCGGCGATCCGCGGCTGCGCCACAAGACCAGCGAGCGCGATTTCTATGACGCAGCCCGCCGCCAGGCCGCCGCCAGGGGGGCAGAGGAAGCCATCCTGGTGCGTCCCGACGGGATGGTGACCGAGGGCAGCTTCACCAGCGTCTTCGTCGAACGCGGCGACATGCTGCTGACCCCGCCGCTCGGGCTTGGCCTGCTGCCCGGGGTCCTGCGCCGCTCTCTGATCGAGGACGAGCGCGCGAAGGAAGCCGAACTGCGGGTCGAGGATCTGGACGAGGGGCTGATGATCGGCAATTCTCTGCGGGGCCTGATGCGCGCCCGGCTGATTGCCCCCGCATGA